One segment of Syngnathus scovelli strain Florida chromosome 6, RoL_Ssco_1.2, whole genome shotgun sequence DNA contains the following:
- the LOC125971036 gene encoding inosine-uridine preferring nucleoside hydrolase isoform X2 codes for MKRLILDVDTGVDDAQAIMMALAAPNVEILGITCTHGNTPLQNALKNTLRVLKMCNRLDIKVYPGFDEPLLGNKIHAGDFHGKDGLGDAPDPDAPGLELVQKTNAVEAIISISNQNPGQVILVSTGPLTNLALAVKMDPSLPARLKGLYIMGGNIESRGNTTVCGEFNFLADPEAAFIVLERYTCPTTIASWEFSCRNSLPWSFCDSWLAQNTPKARFMETIYAHTRKMVQTDRYQKELVSGSGFNTCDTYAVAVAISDNLVTESEEVPVTVELEGKNTRGMMVLDYLDVLHKEHKVTILKKIDVEVFKQLLMNALK; via the exons ATGAAGAGGCTGATCCTTGATGTGGACACAGGGGTGGATGATGCTCAGGCCATCATGATGGCCCTGGCAGCCCCCAATGTGGAGATATTGGGGATCACCTGCACTCACGGCAACACTCCCCTACAGAACGCCCTGAAGAATACCCTTCGTGTCTTGAAAATGTGCAACAGGCTGGAT ATAAAGGTGTACCCCGGCTTTGACGAGCCCCTACTGGGCAACAAAATACATGCAGGAGACTTTCATGGGAAAGATGGGCTGGGTGATGCCCCTGATCCAGATGCTCCTGGCCTAGAACTGGTGCAGAAGACAAATGCCGTGGAGGCCATAATTTCCATTTCCAACCAAAATCCCGGGCAG gtgatCTTGGTTTCAACAGGACCCCTCACCAACTTGGCCCTAGCTGTCAAAATGGACCCCTCTTTGCCCGCCAGACTGAAGGGCCTCTACATAATGGGGGGCAACATAGAAT CAAGAGGAAACACGACTGTGTGTGGAGAATTTAACTTTCTGGCTGACCCCGAGGCTGCCTTTATAGTTCTAGAACGCTACACATGTCCCACCACCATCGCCTCCTGGGAGTTCAGCTGCAGGAACAGCCTGCCATGG TCCTTTTGTGATTCCTGGCTAGCCCAAAACACTCCAAAGGCTCGTTTTATGGAGACTATCTATGCTCACACCCGCAAG ATGGTTCAGACAGACCGATATCAAAAGGAACTGGTGTCAGGATCTGGATTCAACACGTGCGACACCTACGCTGTGGCAGTAGCCATCAGTGACAACTTGGTGACAGAAAGCGAGGAG GTGCCTGTTACCGTGGAGTTGGAGGGAAAAAACACCAGAGGCATGATGGTCCTGGACTACCTTGATGTGCTGCACAAGGAGCATAAGGTCACCATCCTCAAGAAAATTGACGTTGAAGTGTTCAAGCAACTGCTGATGAATGCACTGAAGTAG
- the LOC125971036 gene encoding inosine-uridine preferring nucleoside hydrolase isoform X1 yields the protein MKHRQVLLHFLTERLHYIEKPCLGDTMKRLILDVDTGVDDAQAIMMALAAPNVEILGITCTHGNTPLQNALKNTLRVLKMCNRLDIKVYPGFDEPLLGNKIHAGDFHGKDGLGDAPDPDAPGLELVQKTNAVEAIISISNQNPGQVILVSTGPLTNLALAVKMDPSLPARLKGLYIMGGNIESRGNTTVCGEFNFLADPEAAFIVLERYTCPTTIASWEFSCRNSLPWSFCDSWLAQNTPKARFMETIYAHTRKMVQTDRYQKELVSGSGFNTCDTYAVAVAISDNLVTESEEVPVTVELEGKNTRGMMVLDYLDVLHKEHKVTILKKIDVEVFKQLLMNALK from the exons ATGAAGCACAGGCAAGTGTTACTTCACTTCCTGACTGAAAGGTTGCATTATATTGAGAAACCTTGTCTGGGAG ATACGATGAAGAGGCTGATCCTTGATGTGGACACAGGGGTGGATGATGCTCAGGCCATCATGATGGCCCTGGCAGCCCCCAATGTGGAGATATTGGGGATCACCTGCACTCACGGCAACACTCCCCTACAGAACGCCCTGAAGAATACCCTTCGTGTCTTGAAAATGTGCAACAGGCTGGAT ATAAAGGTGTACCCCGGCTTTGACGAGCCCCTACTGGGCAACAAAATACATGCAGGAGACTTTCATGGGAAAGATGGGCTGGGTGATGCCCCTGATCCAGATGCTCCTGGCCTAGAACTGGTGCAGAAGACAAATGCCGTGGAGGCCATAATTTCCATTTCCAACCAAAATCCCGGGCAG gtgatCTTGGTTTCAACAGGACCCCTCACCAACTTGGCCCTAGCTGTCAAAATGGACCCCTCTTTGCCCGCCAGACTGAAGGGCCTCTACATAATGGGGGGCAACATAGAAT CAAGAGGAAACACGACTGTGTGTGGAGAATTTAACTTTCTGGCTGACCCCGAGGCTGCCTTTATAGTTCTAGAACGCTACACATGTCCCACCACCATCGCCTCCTGGGAGTTCAGCTGCAGGAACAGCCTGCCATGG TCCTTTTGTGATTCCTGGCTAGCCCAAAACACTCCAAAGGCTCGTTTTATGGAGACTATCTATGCTCACACCCGCAAG ATGGTTCAGACAGACCGATATCAAAAGGAACTGGTGTCAGGATCTGGATTCAACACGTGCGACACCTACGCTGTGGCAGTAGCCATCAGTGACAACTTGGTGACAGAAAGCGAGGAG GTGCCTGTTACCGTGGAGTTGGAGGGAAAAAACACCAGAGGCATGATGGTCCTGGACTACCTTGATGTGCTGCACAAGGAGCATAAGGTCACCATCCTCAAGAAAATTGACGTTGAAGTGTTCAAGCAACTGCTGATGAATGCACTGAAGTAG